The Celeribacter baekdonensis genomic interval ATTTCGAGGGTCGGGTGACCATTCGCATCAGTGCCTTTCTCATAGCCGCGGATGTAGCCCTCGTCGAGCAGCACGTCCAAGACCCATGCCCGCAGCTTGGAAGCCGGGGTGGAGACAACGGATTTGCCACGCAATTGAGAGTTACGGATACGGGTGAGCATATCGCCGATAGGATCGTTCATATCTTATGCCCTCTCTTACCAGCTGGATTTCACGAGACCGGGGATTTGGCCAAACGAGCCAAGTTCCCGCAGCATGATCCGGGAGACCTTCAGCTTACGGTAGTAAGCGTGGGGACGACCGGTCAACTGACAACGGTTATGAAGACGGGTTGCCGAGCTGTTGCGCGGCAGATCTGCAAGTTTCAGGGACGCGCGGAAACGCTCTTCCATCGGCTTGTCTTGATCGTAAATGACCTCTTTGAGAGCAGCGCGTTTGGAAGCGTATTTTGCCACCAATTTCTCACGCTTGCGCTCACGGGCGATCATGGATTTCTTAGCCATGTTCTCTAACTCCTCGCGCGATCAGCTGTTGAAGGGCATGTTGAACGCTTTCAACAGGCTCTTGGCTTCAGCATCGGTTTTCGCCGTGGTGGCGATGACAATGTCCATACCCCAGACTTCGTCGACTTTGTCGAAGTTGATCTCGGGGAACACGATGTGCTCTTTCATGCCCATGGCATAGTTGCCACGGCCGTCAAAAGATTTGCCGGATACGCCGCGGAAGTCGCGGATACGGGGCATTGCGATCGTGATCAGACGGTCGAGGAATTCGTACATACGGTCGCCACGAAGAGTAACCTTCGCACCAAGCGGCATGTCTTCACGAACGCGGAAACCAGCGATGGATTTCTTAGCTTTCGTGACGAGCGCTTTTTGACCGGCGATGGCAGTGAGATCTTCCTGAGCCGATTTGGCTTTTTTGGAATCACGCACAGCTTCAGCACCGCAACCGATGTTGAGAACGATTTTGTCAAGGCGCGGGATCATCATGTCGTTTTTGTAGCCGAACTCTTCTTTGAGCGTGGCACGAATGCTGTCCTTATAAACCGCCTTCAGACGCGGGGTGTAATTTGCTGTATCAAGCATCAGATCACGTCTCCCGTGGTCTTTGCGAAGCGCACTTTTTTGTCGCCGTCCATTTTGAAACCGACGCGAGTGGCTTTGCCGTTGGCATCCAAAAGCGCCAGGTTGGACAGGTCGACCGGCACTGCGATCGGCTTGCGGCCGCCCTGATCGCCCTGAGAGGCGCGGGTGTGACGGATGGCGATGTTCACGCCTTCCACGATGGCTTTGCCTTTGGACGGCAGCACAGTGGTGATTTCACCCTTTTTGCCTTTGTCCTTGCCAGCCAAAACGATAACTTTATCGCCTTTTTTCAACTTAGCAGCCATTAGAGCACCTCCGGAGCGAGCGAGATGATCTTCATGAAGTTTTTCGCACGAAGCTCGCGAACAACTGGGCCAAAGATACGGGTACCGACCGGCTCGTTGCTGTTGTTGAGGATCACGGCAGCATTGCGATCAAAACGGATCGCGGTGCCATCTTCGCGACGGACTTCTTTGGCGGTGCGAACGACGACGGCCTTACGGACGTCCCCTTTTTTCACACGGCCGCGCGGAATGGCTTCTTTCACCGAAACGACGATGATGTCACCCACGGACGCGTAACGACGGTGCGAACCGCCGAGGACCTTGATGCACTGAACACGGCGAGCGCCGCTGTTGTCAGCTACATCCAGATTGGTCTGCATCTGGATCATATGGTTTCTCCCGACCTATGGGGGAGGTCTGCAGCGACCTATTCCCCCAGGGTTTCGATTAAATTAGGACGCTGCCGCCTCAGTGACGATAACTTCCCAACGCTTGGTCTTCGACTTCGGTGCACATTCCTGAATGCGGACTGTTTCACCAACGTTGAATTGGTTGTTCTCATCGTGAGCCCGGTATTTTTTGGACTTACGAATGGTCTTTTTCAGAACCGGGTGTTTGAAGCGACGCTCCACGGACACGGTCACGGTCTGTTCGTTCTGGTTCGAGGTGACGACACCTGTCAGAATACGTTTGGGCATAGGTCAGTCTCCTCTTACTCAGCCGAAGCTGCTTTTTCGTTCAGAATGGTTTTCACAAGAGCGGCCGAACGGCGCGCTTTGCGAATCTGAGCGGTGTTTTCGAGCTGACCCGTGGCCTGCTGAAAGCGCAGGTTGAAGGATTCTTTTTTAAGATTGGCAAGCTCGGTCTTGAGCTCGTCCGGCGTCTTAGCGCGGAGTTCCTGGGCGTTCATAGCCTTATCCTTTGTCTTACATCAGAGAGCGCCACGTTCGTTATGTGGGTGACCCTAAGCCTGATGGGCGAATGTCAAAACACACGAATCCCGTCAACCGGGCACGTGCGATGGGTTCCTATAGGGGAGACGCGGGAATAGAGCAAGGGAAAGATGGGCTGTTTGGCTGACGCTGTGAGGTATTGCATAGGATGAACATCCTGCGCGCAGCACAATCCGACGGTGTCATGGGTTTGGCGACGCACCTGCCCCATGTTTCGCCCGTGTCAGAAACCGCGTGAGCGCGATCACACGAAGGGCTGCAACGGCAAAGATCAAGATGTCGCAAATATAAACCAGCAATGGCTGTACCAAAGGATAGGCACTCATGACGTTCATCATGCTCACCTCGCGCAACCCCATAAAGTCCGAGTAACGATACAAAAACGCCTCCGCTGTATAGAGGATCGTTATGATCAAACTGTCGCGAAATGTCGCAAACAGCATCACCCATTTCGGGTCAAGCGTGCTGGCCTCTTCCCTTCCCTCCCGTGGCCGTAAAACGAAAAAGCGACAACGACGCGGCCTATGGCTAAAAACAAAGCCCCTACTCCAAGGGCATAAAAGACCTTTTTAAATTCTGGCGACGACATGAGATAAAACAAATTGTCCAAAGCGAAAACCTCCCGCAAATTCGCTCTGACTGTTAGGGATTAGCCGCCCGCGTGCAAGTGCCGCCTCGCCAAACTTTCACCACCGCGCTAAGACGGGACAAACCTTTTAGGGAGCCTGTCACATGCCCACCATCGAATCCCTCTTCGTCACCCGGCTCTACCACGCCGCCTTGTCCGAATTTAAACCCAAGATCGACGCGGATGAATTGGAACAGTCCTGTTATGTCATCGCCGAAGATGACGAGGCCGGTCAGGAGTGGTGCGAGGCGAATGATTATCCGGGCTACACCTCCTATGCCTCCCTCACCGATCTGGCGTGGCGCTTTCCGATCTTTAAATCCCTTGTAAAAGCGCTCGACAAACATGTCGCGGCCTTTGCCAAGGATTTGGAATTCAACCTGGATGAGCGCAAGCTGGTGCTCGAAGATCTCTGGATCAACATCCTGCCCGAAGGCGGCACCCATGGCTCGCACATCCACCCGCACTCGGTGATCTCCGGCACCACCTATGTGGCGATGCCCAAAGGTGCCTCAGCGCTCAAACTCGAGGACCCCCGCCACGCCATGATGATGGCCGCCCCACCGCGCAACAAAGACGCGCGGCGTGAATTGAAGAGTTTTATCTATATGAAGCCCAAGGTGGGGGATGTGTTGCTCTGGGAAAGCTGGCTGCGCCATGAAGTGCCAATGAATGGCTCTGAGTTTGACCGGATTTCGGTGAGCTTTAATTATCGCTGGGAGTGAGAGCTTTCTCAATCCGCTCCAACCGCTGAACAACGTCGTCCCGGTAATCCCCGGTGGCGGCGTTTGTTTCTTCGGCGTGGGCGTCTTGCATCGAATTCACGATCAGACCGACAACGAGGTTCACCACCGCAAAGGTCGTGATCAAGATGAACGGGACAAAGAACAACCACGCCAGTGGATGCACCTCCATCACGGGCCGCACAATCCCCATAGACCAGCTTTCCAGCGTCATGATCTGAAACAGGGTGTAGGCCGAAATGCCGAGATCCCCGAACCAGTGCGGAAACGTCGCCGCAAAGAGTTTCGTCGCCATGACGGACGCGATGTAAAAGATCACCCCCATCAGTAAGAACACCGAGGCCATTCCCGGTAGAGCGGAGATGAACCCCTCCACCACGCGGCGCAGCGTTGGTGCGACCGATATGACGCGCAAGAGCCGCAGAATACGCAACGCCCTGAGCACCGACATTCCGCCACCCGCAGGGGCAAAGGACACCGCAACGATGATGAAATCGAAGATGTTCCAACCGGAGCGGAAAAACCTCCAGCCGCGCGCATAGATTTTGGCGACCAACTCGACGACAAAAATGCCCAAACAAAGGCTGTCAAGAAACGTGATGAGCCCCCCTGCGCGTGCCATAAGGGTTTGAGAGGTCTCAAGCCCCAAAATGACAGCATTCGCCAGAATGACCCCAAGGATCAGGTTTCGGGTCAGGGGGCGGTCCAAAATCTGGGCCAATCTCGCGCGCATTTTTAGCTCTCCTTATGCTTGCCAAGGCATATGTGCACGCGCAGCAGCGGAGACAACCAAGAAGCCCTGACAAAGGCGACGACACGTGAAAACCCCCGCCGATTTCTCGACGGGGCCTCTTTATCTTTCGCGATTTGGCGCGGCCCCGTGGGGCCCCACTTTTACCAGTCTTCGCGCATCACGGTGCGGGTTTTGATCGGGAGTTTCATCGCAGCAAGGCGCAGGGCCTCACGAGCGACTTCTTCCGTCACGCCGTCGATTTCGAACATCACGCGGCCGGGTTTGACCTTGCATGCCCAATAATCAACAGACCCTTTACCTTTACCCATACGGACTTCGGTCGGTTTCGAGGTGACCGGCAGATCCGGGAAGATACGGATCCAAACGCGACCTTGGCGTTTCATGTGGCGGGTCATCGCACGACGAGCTGCCTCAATCTGACGCGCAGTGACGCGCTCGGGCTGAACGGCTTTGAGGCCGAATGTCCCGAAAGTCAGGTCAGAGCCGCCTTTGGCTTGACCATGGATCCGGCCTTTGTGGGCCTTGCGGAATTTTGTACGCTTTGGCTGAAGCATATCTCAGATCTCCTTAGCGACGGCCGCGGTCGCCGCGAGGCGCCGGACCAGCTTGAGCTTCTTCGGCGCGACGGTCATGAGCCTGCGGGTCATGTTCCATAATCTCGCCTTTGAAGATCCAGGTTTTGATGCCGATGATGCCATAAGCCGTGGAGGCTTCGGCATGAGCGTAATCGATGTCAGCACGCAGAGTGTGCAGCGGCACGCGACCTTCGCGGTACCATTCGGTCCGTGCGATCTCGGCACCACCAAGACGGCCAGCGACGTTCACTTTGATGCCCAAAGCGCCCATGCGCATGGCGTTCTGAACCGAACGCTTCATGGCACGACGGAAGGACACACGACGCTCAAGCTGCTGTGCAATCGACTCGGCCACGAGAGCGGCGTCGAGTTCCGGCTTGCGCACTTCAACGATGTTGAGGTGCAGCTCGGATGCGGTCATCGCGGCGATTTTTTTGCGCAGACCTTCGATGTCCGCGCCTTTTTTGCCGATGATAACACCCGGACGGGCGGTGTGGATCGTGACGCGGCACTTGCGGTGCGGACGCTCGATGATCACACGGCTGATGCCGGCTTGTTTGCACTCTTCTTTCACGAACTCACGGATTTTGAGGTCTTCCAAAAGAAGATTCCCATAATCCTTGGTGTCGGCGTACCAGCGGCTGTCCCAGGTGCGATTGACCTGGAGGCGCATACCGATCGGGTTAACCTTATGACCCATTAGTTTTGCTCCTCAACTTGACGCACCTTGATGGTGATTTCCGCAAACGGCTTCATGATCTTGCCGAACCGACCACGCGCGCGCGGACGACCGCGTTTCATGGTGAGGTTTTTGCCAACCCAAGCTTCGGCAACGATGAGTTCATCGACGTCGAGGTTGTGGTTGTTTTCGGCGTTGGCGATCGCGGACTGAAGACATTTCTTCACGTCAGCAGCAATACGCTTGTTGGAGAAAGTGAGGTCCGTGAGGGCCTTGTCCACTTTCTTACCACGGATCATCTGAGCCACGAGGTTCAGTTTCTGCGGCGAAACGCGAAGCATTTTGGTTTTGGCCATTGCTTCGTTGTCAGCCACGCGACGGGGATTTGCTACCTTACCCATGACTTACTTCCGTTTCGCTTTTTTGTCAGCAGCGTGACCGTAATAGGTCCGGGTCGGCGAATACTCACCGAACTTCTGACCAATCATGTCTTCTGAGACGTTGACGGGGATGTGCTTGCGGCCGTTGTACACACCAAAGGTGAGACCAACGAACTGCGGCAGGATGGTGGAACGGCGGGACCAGATCTTGATGACCTCGTTGCGACCGCTCTCGCGAGCTTTTTCGGCCTTTTTGAGGAC includes:
- the rpsN gene encoding 30S ribosomal protein S14; protein product: MAKKSMIARERKREKLVAKYASKRAALKEVIYDQDKPMEERFRASLKLADLPRNSSATRLHNRCQLTGRPHAYYRKLKVSRIMLRELGSFGQIPGLVKSSW
- the rplE gene encoding 50S ribosomal protein L5, which gives rise to MLDTANYTPRLKAVYKDSIRATLKEEFGYKNDMMIPRLDKIVLNIGCGAEAVRDSKKAKSAQEDLTAIAGQKALVTKAKKSIAGFRVREDMPLGAKVTLRGDRMYEFLDRLITIAMPRIRDFRGVSGKSFDGRGNYAMGMKEHIVFPEINFDKVDEVWGMDIVIATTAKTDAEAKSLLKAFNMPFNS
- the rplX gene encoding 50S ribosomal protein L24; the protein is MAAKLKKGDKVIVLAGKDKGKKGEITTVLPSKGKAIVEGVNIAIRHTRASQGDQGGRKPIAVPVDLSNLALLDANGKATRVGFKMDGDKKVRFAKTTGDVI
- the rplN gene encoding 50S ribosomal protein L14, whose translation is MIQMQTNLDVADNSGARRVQCIKVLGGSHRRYASVGDIIVVSVKEAIPRGRVKKGDVRKAVVVRTAKEVRREDGTAIRFDRNAAVILNNSNEPVGTRIFGPVVRELRAKNFMKIISLAPEVL
- the rpsQ gene encoding 30S ribosomal protein S17, which produces MPKRILTGVVTSNQNEQTVTVSVERRFKHPVLKKTIRKSKKYRAHDENNQFNVGETVRIQECAPKSKTKRWEVIVTEAAAS
- the rpmC gene encoding 50S ribosomal protein L29; translation: MNAQELRAKTPDELKTELANLKKESFNLRFQQATGQLENTAQIRKARRSAALVKTILNEKAASAE
- a CDS encoding 2OG-Fe(II) oxygenase family protein, whose product is MPTIESLFVTRLYHAALSEFKPKIDADELEQSCYVIAEDDEAGQEWCEANDYPGYTSYASLTDLAWRFPIFKSLVKALDKHVAAFAKDLEFNLDERKLVLEDLWINILPEGGTHGSHIHPHSVISGTTYVAMPKGASALKLEDPRHAMMMAAPPRNKDARRELKSFIYMKPKVGDVLLWESWLRHEVPMNGSEFDRISVSFNYRWE
- a CDS encoding ion transporter; protein product: MRARLAQILDRPLTRNLILGVILANAVILGLETSQTLMARAGGLITFLDSLCLGIFVVELVAKIYARGWRFFRSGWNIFDFIIVAVSFAPAGGGMSVLRALRILRLLRVISVAPTLRRVVEGFISALPGMASVFLLMGVIFYIASVMATKLFAATFPHWFGDLGISAYTLFQIMTLESWSMGIVRPVMEVHPLAWLFFVPFILITTFAVVNLVVGLIVNSMQDAHAEETNAATGDYRDDVVQRLERIEKALTPSDN
- the rplP gene encoding 50S ribosomal protein L16; protein product: MLQPKRTKFRKAHKGRIHGQAKGGSDLTFGTFGLKAVQPERVTARQIEAARRAMTRHMKRQGRVWIRIFPDLPVTSKPTEVRMGKGKGSVDYWACKVKPGRVMFEIDGVTEEVAREALRLAAMKLPIKTRTVMREDW
- the rpsC gene encoding 30S ribosomal protein S3 produces the protein MGHKVNPIGMRLQVNRTWDSRWYADTKDYGNLLLEDLKIREFVKEECKQAGISRVIIERPHRKCRVTIHTARPGVIIGKKGADIEGLRKKIAAMTASELHLNIVEVRKPELDAALVAESIAQQLERRVSFRRAMKRSVQNAMRMGALGIKVNVAGRLGGAEIARTEWYREGRVPLHTLRADIDYAHAEASTAYGIIGIKTWIFKGEIMEHDPQAHDRRAEEAQAGPAPRGDRGRR
- the rplV gene encoding 50S ribosomal protein L22; this encodes MGKVANPRRVADNEAMAKTKMLRVSPQKLNLVAQMIRGKKVDKALTDLTFSNKRIAADVKKCLQSAIANAENNHNLDVDELIVAEAWVGKNLTMKRGRPRARGRFGKIMKPFAEITIKVRQVEEQN
- the rpsS gene encoding 30S ribosomal protein S19 is translated as MARSVWKGPFVDAYVLKKAEKARESGRNEVIKIWSRRSTILPQFVGLTFGVYNGRKHIPVNVSEDMIGQKFGEYSPTRTYYGHAADKKAKRK